One window from the genome of Alkalihalobacillus sp. LMS6 encodes:
- the lpdA gene encoding dihydrolipoyl dehydrogenase, with product MVVGDFAQEVDTLVIGSGPGGYVAAIRAAQLGQKVTIVEKDSMGGACLNVGCIPSKALIQAGHRAHQAKSSEDMGIIAENVTVDFDKVQEWKGSVVNKLTGGVEGLLKGNKVEIIRGEAYFSGEDSVKIMDEKNSSTYKFKNCIIATGSRPIEIPSFKYTDRVINSTGALALKEVPKKMVVIGGGYIGIELTGAYANLGTEITVLEGSKQILPGFEKQMAKLVEKKLKANNVTFHTEAMAKGVEETDKGVKVTAEVKGEETVIEADYVLVTVGRTPNTDELGLEGIGIEMTDRGIINIDKQCRTNVKNIYAIGDIVPGPALAHKASYEAKIAAEAISGEASEIDYLAIPAVCFSEPELATVGYTEAEAKEAGYDAKAAKFPFAANGRALSLNDTEGFMKLVTRKEDGLVIGAQIAGPNASDMIAEVGLAIEAGMTAEDIALTIHAHPSLGEITMETAEVALGTPIHTM from the coding sequence ATGGTTGTAGGAGATTTCGCACAAGAAGTAGATACGCTCGTAATTGGTTCTGGTCCAGGAGGCTATGTGGCTGCTATTCGCGCAGCCCAGCTAGGACAAAAAGTAACAATCGTTGAAAAAGATAGCATGGGTGGTGCTTGTTTAAACGTTGGATGTATTCCATCAAAAGCGTTAATTCAAGCAGGTCACCGTGCGCATCAAGCTAAATCTTCTGAAGATATGGGGATTATTGCTGAAAACGTTACGGTTGATTTTGACAAAGTCCAAGAATGGAAGGGCTCTGTTGTTAATAAATTAACTGGCGGCGTTGAAGGATTGTTAAAAGGAAATAAAGTCGAGATCATTCGTGGAGAAGCTTATTTCTCTGGTGAGGATTCCGTTAAAATTATGGATGAGAAGAACTCAAGCACGTACAAGTTCAAGAACTGTATTATTGCTACAGGTTCACGTCCAATCGAAATTCCTTCGTTTAAATATACAGACCGCGTTATTAACTCAACTGGCGCACTTGCATTAAAAGAAGTGCCGAAGAAAATGGTTGTTATTGGCGGAGGCTACATCGGTATCGAGCTTACAGGTGCATACGCAAACCTAGGTACTGAAATTACTGTATTAGAAGGTTCTAAACAAATTTTACCTGGCTTTGAAAAGCAGATGGCGAAATTGGTTGAGAAGAAGCTTAAAGCCAATAATGTTACTTTCCATACAGAAGCAATGGCTAAAGGCGTGGAAGAAACAGATAAAGGCGTTAAAGTAACAGCTGAAGTAAAAGGTGAAGAAACAGTCATTGAAGCGGACTATGTTCTTGTAACTGTAGGCCGTACACCAAATACGGATGAGCTTGGTCTTGAAGGTATTGGAATTGAGATGACGGATCGCGGAATCATCAACATTGATAAGCAGTGTCGTACAAATGTGAAAAACATTTATGCGATTGGGGACATTGTCCCAGGTCCAGCGCTTGCTCACAAAGCTTCTTATGAAGCGAAAATTGCTGCTGAAGCGATTAGTGGTGAAGCATCTGAGATTGACTATTTAGCGATTCCAGCTGTATGTTTCTCTGAGCCTGAACTTGCAACAGTTGGTTATACAGAAGCAGAAGCAAAAGAAGCAGGCTATGATGCGAAAGCAGCGAAATTCCCGTTTGCAGCAAATGGTCGTGCCCTCTCTCTTAACGATACAGAAGGCTTCATGAAGCTTGTTACGCGTAAAGAAGATGGGTTAGTAATCGGTGCTCAAATTGCTGGGCCAAATGCTTCAGATATGATTGCTGAAGTAGGTCTTGCAATTGAAGCAGGTATGACTGCTGAAGATATTGCGTTAACGATTCATGCTCACCCATCTCTTGGTGAGATCACAATGGAAACAGCAGAAGTAGCGCTTGGAACACCAATTCACACAATGTAA